From Mesorhizobium sp. AR02, a single genomic window includes:
- a CDS encoding DUF736 domain-containing protein → MATIGTFTSNGNSGFSGAIKTLNLNVKAKLIRVENPSDKGPHFRVYSGSVDLGAAWQKVSNEGRDYLSVKLDDPSFPAPIYATLIEVEGEEGLQLIWSRPNRD, encoded by the coding sequence ATGGCTACCATCGGCACTTTCACCTCAAACGGCAACTCCGGATTTTCCGGAGCCATCAAGACCCTCAACCTCAACGTCAAGGCCAAGCTGATCCGCGTCGAGAACCCTTCCGACAAAGGCCCTCACTTCCGCGTCTACTCGGGTAGCGTCGATCTCGGAGCCGCCTGGCAGAAGGTCTCCAACGAGGGCCGCGACTACCTCTCGGTCAAGCTGGACGACCCGAGCTTCCCCGCTCCGATCTACGCCACCCTGATCGAGGTGGAAGGCGAGGAAGGCCTGCAGCTGATCTGGTCTCGCCCCAACCGGGACTGA
- a CDS encoding DUF7007 domain-containing protein: MTARTSETHVVETPGFPGVSFGRSADGLCVALVGQHAFAMAPARDGRHYVATGWRIRRPMAEWTRSDFYGHSGELADEAAFRAHVDENALHQQQRAALGRREIHSRAHTPWGTSQGATVYAEGVVAHSTAGHGGFHLSAERNRKVHDMLRANSGWYEEDCHWAAVAQAFPRLFTDFEKAGAEKSIRDWYPDAWEAIHGRVLEPGQSAKKDERAFFEKHTDDWVVVSAIRSRHQAGFTEVIATPGGKRGPGTEERRFLVATDEYHVGRFGFVIDVARHRVYGGSSSFTDWQGRDT, from the coding sequence ATGACTGCGCGAACTTCTGAAACCCATGTCGTCGAAACCCCCGGTTTTCCGGGAGTTTCTTTTGGCAGAAGCGCCGATGGGCTTTGCGTTGCCCTTGTCGGTCAGCACGCCTTCGCCATGGCTCCAGCCCGCGATGGCCGGCACTATGTTGCCACGGGCTGGCGTATCCGCCGGCCCATGGCCGAATGGACGCGCAGCGATTTCTACGGTCATTCTGGAGAGCTTGCCGACGAGGCGGCGTTTCGCGCGCATGTCGACGAGAACGCCCTTCACCAGCAGCAGCGCGCTGCTCTCGGACGTCGCGAGATCCACTCCCGTGCCCACACGCCATGGGGAACGTCGCAGGGAGCGACCGTCTATGCCGAGGGCGTCGTGGCTCACTCAACGGCAGGCCATGGCGGGTTCCATCTGTCGGCGGAGCGAAATCGCAAAGTCCATGACATGCTCCGTGCCAATAGCGGCTGGTATGAGGAGGACTGTCATTGGGCGGCCGTCGCCCAAGCCTTCCCGCGGCTCTTCACGGACTTCGAGAAAGCTGGTGCGGAAAAGTCGATCCGCGACTGGTACCCGGATGCCTGGGAGGCGATCCACGGGAGGGTGCTCGAACCCGGCCAATCTGCGAAAAAGGACGAGCGGGCATTTTTCGAGAAGCATACCGATGACTGGGTCGTGGTGTCGGCGATCCGTTCCAGGCACCAGGCCGGGTTCACCGAGGTTATCGCGACCCCTGGCGGCAAGCGCGGACCGGGCACGGAGGAACGTCGCTTTCTCGTTGCGACCGACGAATACCATGTCGGCCGCTTTGGATTCGTCATCGATGTTGCACGCCACCGTGTCTATGGCGGGTCATCGAGCTTCACGGATTGGCAGGGGAGGGACACATAA
- a CDS encoding alkylphosphonate utilization protein, with protein sequence MTDQNDDYVYDDATGEWRPASEMAAIAASAGSIEVRDAAGNVLADGDSVVLVKDPKVKGAGQTLKQGTVIKSIRLTDNPEEIDCRHDAIKGLVLRTEFVRKR encoded by the coding sequence ATGACAGATCAGAACGACGACTACGTCTATGACGACGCGACAGGGGAATGGCGACCAGCGTCGGAGATGGCTGCCATTGCAGCTTCTGCCGGAAGCATCGAAGTGCGCGATGCCGCCGGCAACGTGCTCGCCGACGGCGACTCCGTCGTCCTCGTCAAGGACCCCAAGGTCAAGGGTGCCGGCCAGACCCTGAAGCAGGGCACGGTGATCAAGTCGATCCGCCTCACCGACAATCCCGAAGAAATCGACTGTCGGCATGATGCGATCAAGGGGCTGGTGTTGCGAACGGAGTTCGTCCGCAAGCGCTGA
- a CDS encoding ArdC family protein, with translation MDRKSSKPRVDIYAKITDRIVADLEKGVRPWVRPWSVGNAKGRITRPLRHNGLPYQGINTLLLWSEAASKGFVSPTWITFKQSVELGGHVRKGETGSMVVFASRFTRTETDAHGEEVERGIPFLKAYTVFCADQIEGLPPHYHAAPEPAADPVQRIEHADRFFDNTGAVVRYGGDKAYYSPSSDHVQLPSPGFFRDMASFVATRAHETLHWTSAPQRLNRDLSRYHEDRTDRAREELLVELGAAMLCADLDIVPELEPRPDHAAYIQGWASLLGSDKRAIFQAAAHAQRAVNYLHEFQPQAEELGRAA, from the coding sequence ATGGACAGGAAGAGCAGCAAGCCCCGCGTCGACATCTACGCGAAAATCACCGATCGCATCGTCGCGGACCTGGAAAAGGGTGTGCGCCCATGGGTGAGGCCGTGGAGCGTGGGCAATGCGAAAGGTCGCATCACGCGCCCGCTACGCCACAATGGCCTTCCGTATCAGGGCATCAATACCTTGCTTCTGTGGTCGGAGGCCGCTTCGAAAGGCTTCGTCTCTCCGACGTGGATAACCTTCAAGCAGAGCGTCGAACTGGGGGGTCATGTCCGAAAGGGGGAGACCGGCTCCATGGTGGTTTTTGCCAGCCGCTTCACCAGGACCGAAACCGATGCTCATGGCGAAGAAGTCGAACGGGGCATTCCGTTCCTGAAAGCCTACACGGTGTTTTGCGCCGACCAGATTGAAGGTCTGCCGCCGCACTATCATGCGGCGCCAGAGCCTGCTGCCGATCCTGTCCAGCGCATCGAGCACGCCGACCGTTTTTTCGACAACACCGGAGCGGTTGTGCGATATGGCGGAGACAAGGCCTATTATTCTCCCTCTTCCGACCATGTGCAGTTGCCGTCACCGGGATTCTTCCGGGACATGGCTTCATTTGTCGCTACGAGAGCCCACGAGACTCTGCATTGGACATCGGCTCCTCAGCGGCTGAACAGGGACCTCAGCCGCTACCACGAGGATCGCACGGATCGCGCGCGCGAAGAATTGCTCGTGGAGCTTGGTGCTGCGATGCTCTGCGCGGACCTCGATATCGTCCCCGAGCTCGAGCCGAGGCCCGATCATGCCGCCTATATTCAGGGCTGGGCCAGCCTGCTGGGCAGCGACAAGCGGGCGATCTTTCAGGCAGCCGCCCACGCGCAACGCGCGGTCAATTATCTCCACGAATTCCAGCCGCAGGCGGAAGAATTGGGGAGGGCGGCCTGA
- a CDS encoding MucR family transcriptional regulator: MTEESDHRAAELAELTAEIVSAYVSKNPVPATGLPELIASVHMSLSGLGTPIAPVVEPQTPAVNPKKSVTPDFIICLEDGKKFKSLKRHLSTDFGLTPDAYREKWGLPRDYPMTAPNYAAQRSQLAKSAGLGRKAEPVAPAKKVPAKRKAKVSATT; encoded by the coding sequence TTGACAGAAGAATCCGACCACCGCGCCGCCGAACTAGCCGAGCTTACTGCGGAGATTGTGTCCGCCTACGTAAGTAAGAACCCTGTACCGGCTACCGGCCTGCCTGAACTAATCGCATCCGTGCACATGTCTCTGTCCGGGCTTGGTACGCCGATCGCGCCTGTCGTTGAGCCGCAAACTCCCGCGGTCAACCCGAAGAAGTCGGTGACGCCAGACTTCATTATCTGCCTCGAAGACGGCAAGAAGTTCAAATCCCTGAAGCGACACCTTAGCACGGACTTCGGTCTGACGCCGGACGCCTATCGCGAGAAGTGGGGCTTGCCGCGCGACTATCCGATGACGGCTCCGAATTACGCCGCTCAGCGCTCGCAACTGGCGAAGTCCGCCGGGCTTGGCCGCAAGGCTGAACCCGTCGCACCAGCCAAGAAGGTACCTGCGAAGCGGAAAGCCAAAGTGTCCGCCACCACCTGA
- a CDS encoding type II toxin-antitoxin system VapC family toxin, which translates to MKLLLDTHLLLWAAGEPDKLPPAALAEIENADNDLTFSAASLWEIAIKRGLGRADFTVDARLLRRALIDNGYYELPITSEHAIAVEGLPPIHKDPFDRILIAQSIVEGITLLTVDDLVAQYPAPIRRL; encoded by the coding sequence ATGAAACTTCTGCTCGATACCCATCTTCTGCTCTGGGCGGCGGGCGAGCCCGACAAGCTCCCGCCTGCCGCCCTCGCTGAGATCGAGAATGCCGACAACGACCTGACGTTCAGCGCTGCAAGTCTCTGGGAGATTGCGATCAAACGGGGTCTGGGCCGCGCTGATTTCACGGTCGATGCGCGTCTTTTGCGCAGGGCCCTGATCGACAACGGCTATTATGAGCTGCCAATCACAAGCGAGCATGCCATAGCCGTGGAGGGGCTTCCCCCCATCCACAAGGACCCCTTCGATCGGATCCTGATTGCTCAGTCGATCGTCGAGGGCATTACATTGCTGACCGTCGACGATCTGGTTGCACAATATCCCGCGCCTATCCGTCGCCTTTGA
- a CDS encoding DUF3085 domain-containing protein, producing the protein MFTFPILAVRKVIDRGIADAAANGGFRNPYYGTKPGEGERPGLWLVGDEGVYLLSNGKLAEGARALVVYSEQCHPVGNPDWWDYKRRHFGGDDGIEFIEADRLTPLFDRNFRATHLNVQLSESDISLSLISR; encoded by the coding sequence ATGTTCACTTTTCCCATTCTTGCAGTTCGCAAGGTGATCGATCGCGGCATTGCCGATGCCGCCGCCAATGGCGGCTTCCGCAATCCTTACTATGGGACGAAGCCTGGCGAGGGCGAGCGGCCCGGCCTCTGGCTCGTCGGCGACGAGGGTGTCTACCTATTGTCCAACGGCAAACTCGCCGAGGGCGCCCGCGCGCTCGTCGTCTATTCGGAACAATGCCACCCTGTCGGCAATCCCGACTGGTGGGACTACAAGCGCCGGCATTTCGGCGGCGATGACGGCATCGAATTCATCGAGGCCGACCGGCTGACCCCGCTCTTCGACCGGAATTTTCGCGCAACGCACCTCAACGTGCAGCTCAGCGAGAGCGACATCTCCCTCTCGCTGATTAGCCGCTGA
- a CDS encoding type II toxin-antitoxin system Phd/YefM family antitoxin has translation MRTVNIHEAKTHLSRLIDKAAKGESFIIAKSGKPMVKVVAIDAPAAGEMRRVGFMAGQFSVPDDFDRMAGEEIEKLFGGDA, from the coding sequence ATGCGCACCGTCAATATCCACGAGGCCAAGACGCATCTGTCACGCCTTATAGACAAGGCGGCCAAGGGCGAATCTTTCATCATCGCCAAATCCGGCAAGCCGATGGTGAAGGTCGTCGCGATAGACGCTCCTGCGGCCGGCGAAATGCGTCGCGTCGGGTTTATGGCCGGGCAGTTTTCCGTTCCGGACGATTTTGATCGCATGGCCGGTGAGGAAATCGAGAAGCTGTTTGGCGGCGACGCATGA
- a CDS encoding helicase-related protein gives MSNDDPFTLDLFGNTALSSGLGLGVTAFGDDPSPAPVEPEPKTGPQTAPGFPRVDTCAARGENFFLVSDRGLARGWKQRARDNLAAIRLAADIEAADRPATVEEQARLIRFTGFGASDLANAVFRRPGENGFRKGWDEIGLELQDAVTGQEYVSLGRCTQYAHFTPEFVIRAIWAGLQRLGWRGGRVLEPGIGTGLFPALMPEDRRSVSHVTGVEIDPVTARIARLVQPRARIVNGDFLCTDLPAHFDLAIGNPPFSDRTVRSDRAYRSMGLRLHDYFIARSVDLLKPGALAAFVTSSGTMDKADSTARQHIAKTADLIAAMRLPEGSFRTDAGTDVVVDILFFRKRKVTEPEGDLSWLDIEEVRQATQDEGAIRVNRWFARHPDFVLGTHATISGPYGEAYSCLPHPGVDLERALTAAISLLPEEIYDGEPDEIDHDAEPSADIVDALPAGAGVREGSFFVAKNTALVQMIDGAAVTITVRKGRASEGVPEKHARILRKLIPIRDAVREVLKGQEFDRPWKPAQVRLRIAWSNFVRDFGPINTTVVSTSEDAETGEVREVHRRPNLQPFLDDPDCWLVASIEDYDLETNTAQPGPIFTERVIAPPAAPIITSAADALAVVLNERGHVDIDHIAELLHEDVDDVVGELGDAIYRDPETGSWPTADAYLSGQVRDKLKAAKAAAALDPVFERNVRALVEVQPADLRPSDITARLGAPWIPAADVVAFVKETMGAEIRIHHMPEMASWTVEARQFGWMAAGTSEWGTDRRHAGELIADALNSRVPQIFDTVKEGPVEKRVLNVVDTEAAKEKLQKIKTAFQRWIWSDPDRTDRLARVYNDRFNNIAPRRFNGDHLQLPGASGAFSLYGHQKRGIWRIVSAGSTYLAHAVGAGKTMTIAGGVMEQRRLGLIAKAMLVVPGHCLAQAAREFLALYPTARILVADETNFSLAKRHRFLSRAATATWDAIIITHSAFRFIGVPSAFEQQIIQDELELYETLLTKVDSDDRVSRKRLERLKEGLKERLEALATRKDDLLTISEIGVDQIIVDEAQEFRKLSFATNMSTLKGVDPNGSQRAWDLYVKSRFIETKNPGRALVLASGTPITNTLGEMFSVQRYLGYEALLQRGLHEFDAWASTFGDVTTELELQPSGKYKPVTRFATFVNVPELIAMFRSFADVVMPQDLREYVKVPTLSTGARQIITAKPSAAFKRYQTVLDARIKAIEERDRPAEPGDDILLSVITDGRHAAIDLRLVDPDNDNEPDNKLNDLIGNAFRIWQETAVSSYVRADGKPFELPGAAQMIFSDLGTISVEKTRGFSAYRWIRDELIRRGVPASEIAFMQDFRKSEAKQRLFGDVRAGKIRFLIGSSDTMGTGVNAQLRLKALHHLDVPWLPSQIEQREGRILRQGNQHEAIDIFAYATEGSMDAQMWQNNERKARFIAAALSGDMSIRRLEDMGEGQASQFAMAKAIASGDPRLMQKAGLEADIARLERLRAAHIDDEHAVRRQIRDAERDIEYSTRRIGEVGKDIERLVPTTGDGFSMVVGGEAFTQRKLAGRALMKEILTLVQLQQDGKTTIASIGGFDFEYSGERFGKDGYRYATLLMRTGANDEIELPVTTTPLGAISRLEHALAGFEGEQVQYRQRLEDAELRLTSYRSRQGGEFGFSGELADKRRQLAEIEADLASSIDGQDRREAA, from the coding sequence ATGTCCAACGACGACCCCTTCACGCTCGATCTCTTCGGAAATACTGCACTCTCGTCAGGCCTCGGTCTTGGCGTCACCGCCTTCGGCGACGATCCTTCGCCGGCTCCTGTCGAACCAGAGCCGAAGACCGGTCCCCAAACTGCTCCCGGTTTCCCACGGGTAGACACATGTGCGGCTCGAGGGGAGAACTTCTTTCTCGTAAGCGACCGTGGGCTGGCCCGTGGCTGGAAACAACGCGCCCGCGACAATCTCGCTGCGATCCGTCTCGCTGCCGATATCGAGGCAGCGGATCGTCCCGCGACAGTGGAAGAACAGGCTCGGCTGATCCGGTTCACCGGCTTCGGTGCATCCGACCTTGCAAATGCCGTGTTCCGCCGCCCGGGCGAGAACGGGTTCCGGAAGGGCTGGGACGAAATAGGATTGGAGCTGCAGGATGCGGTGACGGGCCAGGAATATGTTTCGCTCGGGCGCTGCACGCAGTACGCGCATTTTACGCCGGAGTTCGTCATTCGGGCAATCTGGGCGGGATTGCAGCGTCTCGGCTGGCGCGGGGGCCGTGTGCTCGAGCCCGGCATTGGCACGGGCCTGTTCCCGGCGCTGATGCCCGAAGACCGACGGAGCGTGAGCCATGTCACCGGTGTCGAGATCGATCCCGTCACGGCGCGCATTGCCAGGCTGGTGCAGCCTCGTGCCCGTATCGTGAATGGTGATTTCTTGTGCACCGACCTGCCTGCACATTTCGATCTTGCGATCGGCAATCCGCCGTTTTCGGATCGAACCGTGCGCTCCGATCGGGCGTATCGGTCGATGGGATTGCGGCTGCATGACTACTTCATTGCCCGGTCGGTCGATCTGCTGAAGCCAGGGGCTCTTGCCGCCTTCGTCACCAGTTCGGGCACGATGGACAAGGCAGACAGCACCGCGCGCCAACACATTGCGAAAACGGCTGACCTGATTGCCGCCATGCGCTTGCCCGAAGGCAGTTTCCGAACGGACGCCGGCACGGACGTCGTGGTCGACATCCTCTTTTTCCGCAAGCGCAAGGTCACCGAGCCCGAAGGTGATCTGTCCTGGCTCGACATCGAGGAAGTCCGCCAGGCGACGCAGGATGAAGGCGCCATCCGCGTCAACCGCTGGTTCGCGCGCCACCCGGATTTCGTGCTCGGCACGCATGCCACGATCTCGGGGCCTTACGGCGAGGCCTATTCCTGCCTGCCCCATCCCGGTGTCGATCTGGAGCGGGCGCTCACCGCAGCGATCTCCCTCCTTCCGGAAGAAATTTATGACGGCGAGCCGGACGAAATTGATCATGACGCCGAGCCCAGTGCCGATATCGTCGATGCCCTGCCGGCAGGCGCCGGCGTGCGCGAGGGCAGTTTCTTCGTCGCGAAAAACACGGCCCTCGTCCAGATGATCGATGGCGCTGCTGTAACCATCACCGTGCGCAAGGGTAGGGCGAGCGAAGGCGTGCCGGAAAAGCACGCGCGCATCCTCCGCAAATTGATCCCCATCCGTGATGCCGTGCGTGAAGTCCTGAAGGGCCAGGAGTTCGATCGGCCCTGGAAGCCGGCCCAAGTCAGGCTGCGCATCGCCTGGTCGAATTTTGTGCGCGACTTCGGCCCGATCAACACGACCGTCGTTTCCACCAGCGAGGACGCCGAGACCGGTGAGGTCCGCGAAGTGCATCGCCGGCCGAACCTGCAGCCCTTCCTCGACGATCCCGATTGCTGGCTGGTCGCCTCCATCGAAGACTACGATCTCGAAACCAACACCGCCCAGCCGGGTCCGATTTTCACCGAGCGCGTCATCGCGCCGCCCGCGGCACCCATCATCACAAGTGCCGCCGATGCGCTTGCCGTCGTGCTCAACGAACGCGGCCATGTTGACATCGATCACATCGCCGAGCTGCTGCATGAGGATGTCGATGACGTCGTTGGCGAACTCGGCGACGCCATCTACCGCGATCCGGAGACCGGTTCCTGGCCAACGGCCGACGCCTATCTCTCCGGTCAGGTCCGCGACAAGCTCAAGGCCGCAAAAGCCGCTGCCGCACTCGACCCCGTCTTCGAGCGCAATGTCCGTGCCCTGGTCGAGGTTCAGCCGGCCGATCTTCGGCCTTCCGATATTACCGCCCGTCTTGGCGCACCATGGATCCCCGCCGCCGATGTCGTCGCCTTCGTCAAGGAGACGATGGGTGCCGAGATCAGGATCCATCATATGCCGGAGATGGCATCGTGGACCGTAGAGGCGCGGCAATTCGGATGGATGGCGGCCGGCACGTCCGAATGGGGCACCGATCGCCGTCATGCCGGCGAGCTCATAGCCGACGCACTGAACAGCCGGGTGCCGCAGATCTTCGATACGGTGAAGGAGGGTCCTGTTGAAAAGCGCGTGCTCAATGTTGTGGATACGGAAGCCGCCAAGGAAAAGCTGCAGAAGATCAAGACCGCTTTCCAGAGGTGGATCTGGTCCGATCCCGACCGCACCGACCGGCTGGCGCGGGTCTATAATGACCGCTTCAACAACATCGCCCCCCGAAGATTCAACGGGGATCACCTGCAGCTTCCAGGCGCCTCCGGCGCCTTTTCTCTTTATGGGCACCAAAAGCGCGGCATCTGGCGCATCGTCTCGGCCGGCTCGACCTACCTCGCCCACGCCGTCGGCGCCGGCAAGACCATGACGATTGCCGGGGGCGTCATGGAGCAGCGCCGGCTTGGCCTGATCGCCAAGGCCATGTTGGTCGTTCCCGGCCATTGCCTTGCACAGGCGGCCCGCGAATTTCTGGCGCTCTATCCGACCGCGCGAATCCTCGTGGCCGATGAGACGAATTTTTCTTTAGCCAAGCGACATCGCTTCCTGTCGCGTGCGGCGACCGCCACTTGGGACGCGATCATCATCACGCACAGCGCCTTCCGCTTCATCGGCGTACCGTCGGCATTCGAGCAACAGATAATCCAGGACGAGCTGGAACTCTACGAGACGCTGCTGACCAAGGTCGACAGCGACGACCGCGTCTCGCGCAAGCGCCTTGAGCGGCTGAAGGAGGGGCTCAAGGAACGGCTGGAGGCGCTGGCGACCCGCAAGGACGACCTGCTCACCATCTCCGAGATCGGCGTCGACCAGATCATCGTCGATGAAGCCCAGGAGTTCAGGAAGCTCAGCTTCGCCACCAACATGTCGACGCTCAAGGGCGTCGATCCGAACGGCTCGCAGCGGGCCTGGGATCTCTATGTGAAGTCCCGCTTCATCGAGACCAAGAACCCGGGCCGGGCGCTCGTGCTCGCCTCCGGCACGCCGATCACCAATACGCTTGGCGAGATGTTCTCGGTGCAGCGCTATCTCGGTTACGAGGCGCTGCTTCAGCGCGGCCTGCACGAGTTCGACGCCTGGGCTTCGACCTTCGGCGACGTCACGACTGAACTCGAATTGCAGCCATCCGGCAAATACAAGCCGGTGACGCGCTTCGCCACCTTCGTCAACGTGCCGGAGCTGATCGCCATGTTCCGCTCCTTCGCGGATGTGGTGATGCCGCAAGACCTTCGGGAATATGTGAAGGTGCCGACGCTTTCGACCGGCGCACGTCAGATCATCACCGCCAAGCCGTCCGCGGCCTTCAAGCGCTACCAGACGGTGCTCGACGCCCGCATCAAGGCCATCGAGGAACGCGACCGTCCGGCAGAACCTGGTGACGACATCCTGCTCTCGGTTATCACCGATGGCCGGCACGCTGCTATCGACCTGCGCCTGGTCGATCCGGACAATGACAATGAGCCGGACAACAAGCTCAACGACCTGATCGGTAATGCCTTCCGTATCTGGCAAGAAACAGCGGTAAGCAGCTATGTCCGCGCCGACGGCAAGCCGTTCGAGCTTCCGGGCGCAGCGCAGATGATTTTTTCCGATCTCGGCACGATCAGCGTCGAGAAAACCAGAGGCTTCTCGGCCTATCGCTGGATTCGCGACGAGCTGATCCGCAGGGGCGTTCCGGCATCGGAAATTGCCTTCATGCAGGATTTCAGGAAGTCGGAGGCCAAGCAACGCCTGTTCGGTGATGTGCGGGCTGGAAAAATCCGGTTCCTGATCGGCTCCTCCGACACGATGGGCACCGGCGTCAACGCGCAGCTCCGCCTCAAGGCGCTGCATCATCTCGATGTGCCGTGGCTTCCCTCCCAGATCGAGCAGCGCGAAGGCCGTATCCTGCGGCAGGGCAACCAGCACGAAGCCATCGATATCTTCGCCTACGCCACGGAAGGATCGATGGATGCCCAGATGTGGCAGAACAATGAGCGCAAGGCCCGGTTCATCGCGGCCGCCCTGTCCGGAGACATGTCCATTCGGCGGTTGGAGGATATGGGTGAGGGGCAGGCCAGCCAGTTCGCGATGGCCAAGGCGATCGCCTCGGGCGATCCGCGTCTGATGCAGAAGGCAGGTCTGGAGGCAGACATTGCTCGTTTGGAGCGCCTTCGCGCGGCCCACATTGATGACGAGCACGCCGTTCGGCGGCAGATCCGCGATGCCGAGCGCGATATCGAATATTCGACCCGGCGCATCGGCGAGGTCGGGAAGGATATCGAGCGGCTCGTGCCGACGACCGGCGATGGGTTCAGCATGGTGGTCGGGGGCGAGGCGTTCACGCAGCGCAAACTCGCCGGTCGTGCGCTGATGAAGGAAATCCTGACCCTCGTGCAGCTTCAGCAGGATGGAAAAACCACTATCGCCTCCATCGGCGGGTTCGACTTCGAATATTCCGGCGAGCGCTTCGGCAAGGACGGCTACCGCTATGCCACCCTGCTGATGCGCACCGGCGCCAATGATGAGATCGAGCTGCCGGTGACCACCACGCCGCTTGGTGCGATTTCTCGCCTCGAGCATGCCTTGGCCGGCTTCGAGGGCGAGCAGGTACAATACCGCCAGCGTCTTGAGGATGCCGAGCTCAGGCTCACCTCCTATCGCTCGCGTCAGGGCGGCGAGTTCGGATTCTCTGGTGAACTGGCCGATAAGCGCCGGCAGCTTGCGGAAATCGAAGCCGATCTTGCGTCTTCGATTGATGGCCAGGACCGGCGTGAAGCCGCATAG
- a CDS encoding ParB N-terminal domain-containing protein, with the protein MELKFVDPRALKDNPDKARRSKSSPQADALLLATIRAVGIVQPPVVALQTDGGNSYVIDAGHRRVRQAIAAGLEEIAVLVIDRAEDGGAMRSLAETLAHESLSPVDQWRAIERLIALGWTEEAIAVALALPVRQIRKLRLLANVLPAMLDQMAKGDMPNEKELRTIASASLDEQKEVWKKHKPSKADPQVSWWSVAQGLTKRRMCARDASFGDDLAQAYGIAWVEDLFAPADEDSRYTTDVEAFLGAQQEWMANTVSKRGVIVEAGQWGEPKLPPKAERVYGKPSKSDHTAMYLDRDGKVQSVVYRMPAAKKPKGKNGADVEADGDDIVVTAKPRPDVTRKGMEMIGDLRTDALHEALSRAPIGDDTLMALLVLAFAGQNVTVASGARDISYYGAAGLGEHAARLFDQDGKIEFDMETLRIAVRSLLIDVLSCRENRSDSGIVARVAGDVIAADNFLANMGTEDFLSCLSRPALEAACADTSVLPRQKVKDTRAALVEHFKEGRFVHPSALFAPTPEKLTSWLKKNEAREQPEDNGTPEDQDELDGDAVVEPAHDYVGEDPAPQDEDLTDGQIEAYKVAAE; encoded by the coding sequence ATGGAACTGAAGTTTGTCGATCCGCGTGCGCTGAAGGATAACCCTGACAAGGCGCGACGCTCGAAGTCCAGTCCGCAGGCCGACGCGCTGCTGCTGGCCACCATCCGCGCCGTCGGCATCGTGCAGCCGCCTGTCGTCGCGCTGCAGACGGATGGCGGCAACAGCTACGTCATCGATGCCGGCCATCGTCGTGTGCGGCAGGCGATTGCCGCCGGTCTGGAAGAGATCGCCGTGCTGGTGATCGATCGCGCCGAGGATGGTGGCGCAATGCGGTCGCTAGCGGAAACGCTCGCTCATGAATCGCTCAGTCCCGTCGACCAATGGCGCGCGATTGAGCGACTGATCGCGCTCGGCTGGACCGAGGAAGCGATCGCCGTCGCTTTGGCGCTTCCCGTCCGCCAGATCAGGAAGCTGCGCCTGCTCGCCAACGTTCTGCCGGCCATGTTGGACCAGATGGCCAAGGGCGACATGCCCAACGAGAAGGAGTTGCGCACCATCGCGTCGGCTTCGCTTGATGAGCAGAAGGAGGTCTGGAAGAAGCACAAGCCGTCCAAGGCCGATCCGCAGGTGTCGTGGTGGAGCGTGGCGCAGGGCCTGACGAAGCGTCGCATGTGCGCGCGCGACGCCAGCTTCGGGGACGATCTCGCTCAGGCCTACGGCATTGCCTGGGTCGAGGATCTGTTCGCTCCGGCCGACGAGGACAGCCGCTATACCACGGATGTCGAGGCCTTCCTTGGCGCGCAGCAGGAGTGGATGGCAAACACTGTGTCCAAGCGTGGCGTGATCGTGGAAGCCGGTCAGTGGGGCGAGCCGAAGCTGCCGCCCAAGGCCGAGCGTGTGTACGGTAAGCCGTCGAAGTCCGATCACACCGCCATGTATCTCGACCGCGACGGCAAGGTGCAATCGGTCGTGTACCGCATGCCGGCGGCCAAAAAGCCCAAGGGCAAGAATGGCGCTGATGTTGAGGCCGATGGCGATGATATCGTCGTTACGGCAAAGCCGCGTCCGGACGTTACGCGCAAAGGCATGGAGATGATCGGCGACCTGCGCACCGACGCGCTGCACGAGGCGCTGTCGCGCGCACCGATCGGGGACGACACGCTGATGGCCCTGCTCGTTCTCGCTTTCGCCGGCCAGAATGTGACGGTGGCATCCGGTGCCCGCGACATCTCCTATTACGGGGCCGCAGGCCTTGGCGAACATGCCGCGCGCCTGTTCGACCAGGACGGCAAGATCGAGTTCGACATGGAAACGCTGCGCATTGCCGTGCGGTCCTTGCTGATCGACGTTCTGTCCTGCAGGGAGAATCGCTCGGACAGCGGCATTGTCGCCCGTGTCGCCGGCGACGTCATCGCCGCCGACAACTTCCTGGCCAACATGGGGACGGAGGATTTCCTGTCATGCCTGTCGCGGCCGGCATTGGAAGCCGCCTGCGCGGATACATCCGTCCTGCCCCGTCAGAAGGTCAAGGATACCCGTGCGGCCCTGGTCGAGCACTTCAAGGAAGGCCGCTTCGTCCACCCGTCGGCGCTGTTTGCGCCCACTCCGGAAAAGCTCACCTCCTGGCTGAAGAAGAACGAGGCCAGGGAACAGCCTGAGGACAACGGCACGCCGGAGGACCAGGACGAGCTCGACGGCGATGCGGTTGTCGAGCCCGCGCACGACTACGTCGGCGAGGACCCCGCTCCGCAGGACGAGGACCTCACTGACGGACAGATCGAGGCTTACAAGGTGGCCGCCGAATAG